The following are from one region of the Sphingomonas oryzagri genome:
- a CDS encoding UDP-glucuronic acid decarboxylase family protein, with product MRSKALQILVTGGAGFVGSHLCERLLREGHRVVCLDNFSTGMAENVRSMPHGERFSVIERDVCDPILMDLPKFDEIYNLACPASPPHYQADMVATMRTCSDGTRNVLDRAIRDGARVFHASTSEIYGDPEVHPQVENYTGNVHTIGPRACYDEGKRYAESLVHAYAEQHGVDAKIARLFNTYGPKMRMDDGRLISNFVTQALTGSDVTVYGDGTHTRSLCYVEDTVEGIIRLMRSAVPASVPVNIGNPVEMRVIDIARAVLAATGSASAIVHRDLPIHDPSRRLPDIQRAIALLGWKPQIGLSEGLDRTIAYFQGQLRESQAGGMAAAG from the coding sequence ATGAGGAGTAAGGCGTTGCAGATACTGGTCACAGGGGGCGCAGGGTTCGTCGGGTCTCATCTGTGCGAACGACTTCTGCGCGAAGGCCACCGGGTGGTGTGCCTCGACAATTTCTCCACCGGCATGGCGGAGAACGTCCGCTCGATGCCGCATGGCGAGCGTTTCTCGGTGATCGAGCGCGACGTGTGCGATCCGATCCTGATGGACCTGCCGAAGTTCGACGAGATCTACAATCTCGCCTGCCCGGCCTCACCGCCGCATTATCAGGCGGACATGGTGGCGACGATGCGCACCTGTTCGGACGGCACGCGCAACGTGCTGGATCGCGCGATCCGCGACGGCGCGCGGGTGTTCCACGCCTCCACGTCGGAGATCTACGGCGATCCGGAGGTGCATCCGCAGGTCGAGAACTATACCGGCAACGTCCACACGATCGGCCCGCGCGCCTGCTACGACGAGGGCAAGCGCTATGCGGAATCGCTGGTCCACGCTTATGCCGAGCAGCATGGCGTAGACGCCAAGATCGCGCGGCTGTTCAACACCTACGGCCCCAAGATGCGGATGGACGACGGCCGCCTGATCTCCAATTTCGTCACCCAGGCGCTGACCGGCAGCGACGTCACCGTCTATGGCGACGGCACCCACACCCGCTCGCTCTGCTATGTCGAGGATACGGTGGAAGGCATCATCCGCCTGATGCGATCGGCGGTGCCGGCGAGTGTGCCGGTCAATATCGGTAACCCCGTCGAGATGCGGGTGATCGACATCGCGCGTGCCGTGCTCGCCGCCACGGGCAGCGCGTCGGCGATCGTCCATCGCGACCTGCCGATCCACGATCCGTCGCGCCGCCTGCCGGACATCCAGCGCGCCATCGCGCTGCTCGGCTGGAAGCCGCAGATCGGGCTGTCGGAGGGGCTGGACCGCACCATCGCCTATTTCCAGGGCCAGCTTCGCGAAAGCCAAGCGGGCGGCATGGCCGCGGCCGGCTGA
- a CDS encoding cellulose biosynthesis cyclic di-GMP-binding regulatory protein BcsB → MVGVRRLSGPAIVAGLLASTVIAVPTALAQAPLSSAPSSAASSTAGAAIAPNAPLLSLAGLGYRDGIDFTGYEGKRDLFFRVPAGAWLSGTHLLLPYEASAATGAGRRTLTVMAGGKVLRQIALSDGAGIADVPVPADAIDGGALRTTLIYSGGESANRCADRRMGADHLHLDPAGGLALDIAAGAQVPVGVAAALIGPKPTIALPASATPEQAAAALTVIAARGGGTIGTAGDVQIAGASDPALRSIAAGGKPGLAIGGQDPAAAARAAFSGLSDLLAAPAIQQLTLRPHRDDRLHLSDLGVDPRATEIADEGGWTIALPASRLPKGKTVKGLSIDVSAVPDGNPHAASLSAWMNGVLLGSAPLQPGTTHLDVRVPDGMVHSLNGIEVRVTRQQNNDCGDIPRGFPVQLLGTSEIVLGDAGKLEAFHDFAAAAGQGLTVVVPDASALPLAGKAVAGLVGADVPIKVSYGTIPADGPVLYIGTTPPPGTTPKLGLANGRITLADDKGQADIDLPDAGTQTLAQLLDANGRPILWVRPAAQGPVPATLWLDQGDVAFVAGDGSVTPLSTAHDRLTPLIGPPPPPPWWQTYQQWIFLALGLLVGILIVAWSFRPSIKKAKPGQDA, encoded by the coding sequence ATGGTGGGTGTAAGGCGTTTGAGTGGTCCGGCGATCGTCGCAGGCCTGCTGGCATCCACGGTGATCGCGGTGCCCACCGCGTTGGCGCAGGCGCCGCTGTCCTCCGCTCCGTCTTCCGCCGCTTCATCGACCGCTGGCGCCGCCATCGCACCGAACGCCCCGTTGCTCAGTCTGGCCGGGCTTGGTTATCGCGATGGCATCGATTTCACCGGATATGAGGGCAAGCGCGATCTGTTCTTCCGCGTGCCGGCCGGCGCCTGGCTGAGCGGCACGCACTTGCTGTTGCCCTATGAGGCGAGTGCCGCGACCGGTGCGGGCCGCCGCACGCTGACGGTGATGGCGGGCGGCAAGGTGCTCCGCCAGATCGCGCTTTCCGACGGGGCGGGTATCGCCGATGTGCCGGTGCCGGCCGATGCGATCGACGGCGGTGCGCTGCGCACGACCCTGATCTACAGCGGCGGCGAGAGCGCGAACCGCTGCGCCGATCGCCGCATGGGCGCCGATCATCTTCACCTCGATCCCGCCGGCGGCCTCGCGCTCGACATCGCGGCTGGCGCGCAGGTGCCGGTGGGCGTTGCCGCCGCGCTGATCGGGCCGAAGCCCACGATCGCCTTGCCGGCATCGGCCACGCCCGAGCAGGCAGCAGCGGCGCTCACCGTCATCGCCGCGCGGGGCGGCGGCACGATCGGGACGGCGGGCGACGTGCAGATCGCCGGCGCCTCGGACCCGGCGCTGCGCTCGATCGCTGCGGGCGGTAAACCCGGCCTCGCGATCGGCGGGCAGGATCCGGCGGCGGCGGCGCGGGCGGCCTTTTCCGGTCTTTCCGATCTGCTCGCCGCGCCGGCCATCCAGCAGCTTACGCTGCGTCCGCACCGCGACGACCGGCTGCATCTGAGTGATCTCGGCGTCGATCCGCGTGCCACCGAGATCGCCGATGAGGGCGGCTGGACGATCGCTTTGCCCGCCTCGCGGCTGCCCAAGGGCAAGACGGTGAAGGGTCTGTCGATCGACGTGTCGGCCGTGCCGGACGGCAATCCTCATGCCGCCAGCCTCTCGGCCTGGATGAACGGGGTGCTGCTCGGCAGTGCGCCGCTGCAGCCCGGCACCACCCATCTCGACGTGCGGGTGCCCGATGGCATGGTCCATTCGCTGAACGGCATCGAGGTGCGCGTCACCCGCCAGCAGAATAACGACTGCGGCGATATTCCGCGTGGTTTCCCGGTGCAGTTGCTCGGCACCAGCGAAATTGTCCTCGGCGATGCGGGCAAGCTGGAGGCGTTCCACGATTTCGCCGCCGCCGCCGGGCAGGGTCTGACGGTGGTGGTGCCCGATGCCTCGGCACTGCCGCTTGCCGGCAAGGCGGTGGCGGGGCTGGTCGGTGCAGACGTCCCGATCAAGGTCTCCTACGGCACGATCCCGGCGGACGGCCCGGTCCTCTATATCGGCACGACGCCGCCGCCCGGCACCACGCCCAAGCTCGGCCTCGCCAATGGCCGCATCACTCTCGCAGATGACAAGGGACAGGCCGACATCGATCTTCCGGATGCCGGCACGCAGACGCTCGCGCAGCTGCTCGACGCCAATGGCCGCCCGATCCTGTGGGTGCGTCCGGCGGCGCAGGGGCCGGTGCCGGCGACTTTGTGGCTCGATCAGGGCGATGTCGCCTTCGTCGCGGGGGATGGATCGGTCACGCCGCTGTCGACCGCGCACGACCGGCTGACGCCCCTGATCGGCCCGCCGCCGCCGCCGCCGTGGTGGCAGACCTATCAGCAGTGGATCTTCCTGGCCCTGGGTTTGCTGGTCGGGATTCTGATCGTCGCATGGTCGTTCCGGCCGTCGATCAAGAAAGCCAAGCCGGGACAGGATGCGTAA